The proteins below come from a single Methanosarcinales archaeon genomic window:
- a CDS encoding peptidase translates to MKIPLKICAVFLVVALVAAPMVSAEKTTGYTVRPSSGNASEVTILVTDSVSQGETNRHQFYVGNGVNWLEVYHDWKDSSDSLTLTIYTPEWVKIGTFHDIDDGVIDGKIHIDIVPDNGYVESGVWTFDVYGERVATQRTYDLNIYQH, encoded by the coding sequence ATGAAAATACCACTGAAAATATGTGCAGTATTTTTGGTTGTGGCTTTAGTGGCTGCGCCAATGGTATCGGCAGAAAAGACAACAGGATATACGGTGCGCCCTTCCTCTGGGAACGCTTCCGAAGTTACCATTTTGGTGACCGATTCCGTCAGTCAGGGAGAAACCAACAGACATCAGTTTTATGTTGGAAATGGAGTTAACTGGCTTGAGGTATATCATGACTGGAAAGATTCAAGCGACTCGCTGACGTTAACGATTTATACGCCAGAATGGGTTAAAATCGGAACATTCCACGACATCGATGACGGGGTAATAGACGGCAAGATTCATATAGACATCGTACCTGATAATGGCTATGTAGAATCAGGTGTATGGACTTTTGATGTTTATGGAGAACGCGTGGCCACACAAAGAACTTACGACCTTAACATATACCAGCATTAA